In the genome of Brachypodium distachyon strain Bd21 chromosome 3, Brachypodium_distachyon_v3.0, whole genome shotgun sequence, the window CAGAAGTCCTCAGACCACTCTATGAGTCGTCTAGGGTTGTTGCCCAGAAAATGACTACTGCGGTGGGATCTTAGTTTCTTATACATAtttcctgaatcctgatcTGTCCATACCTTTACTTTTTGTTGTTATCTGCTGTAGGATGTGTGATGGCCAGTTTCTAGGACTCTTTGTtgctgaaaaaaaatctagcttTGTTCAGCAATCATTACCTGTTATTTTGGGAATGGATGGACGTAATAACTCTCCATCTTCGAGATTGTATAATGCTTAGACACACgcctagattttttttacataataAACATATGACTATAGATGCAAGTGTTTTCCATTTTTCCGAACCTATGTACTCAGTTGATACTTGGTTGAGGTCAAACCTGAAACATTATTTTAGTACTTCAAGTGAGGCACTTTGAGATAAGCAATAATGCTTATAGTTCAGTTCTTTTAGTTTTTCCATGACAATACAACATACATCTATATCTATACTATCAAAACCATGAGTCATGGTGAATCCAAATTATCTCAGCTGTCCTGACTGGTTAAATCCAACGACCCAAGACATTTCATCAATTATATATGATGTACACCACGTTTTATTTACCCACCAAGCCACTTGTATGCCCAGCTGTCCTGGCCCATCAATAATGAAAACATAACCAATTACAAATCAATCCCATTTGTTTCATGTTGAAACTTATCTAAAATTATTCCAATCAATTGAACAATTTCTCCCACCAATAGTTTTCATATATTAGTTAACACGTGCACTACTGCACTGCAAGTACATAATTACTAGTTGTGAAAATAGCTAGCTCTTCTGTGTCTTTAGACTGCCGAACGATCTGTTCTTTCTTGCTTAATGCCAACTATTTGTTGTTATCAGGCATTACGACACATCAGACAAATTGCTCAAGAAACTAGCGGGGAGGTTGTATATGCTTTGGGGAGGCAGCCTGCTGTCCTACGGACATTTAGTCAGAGGTTGAGTAGGTGAGTCTTGGATAAGGACACCAGTTTTAAATCTACATGCACTTCTTTGCCTCTTGTTTATTTTAACGCCATTTTATGCCCCATCAGAGGATTTAATGATGCTATAAGTGGTTTTAATGATGATGGCTGGTCTGTCATGGGAGGAGATGGCATTGAAGATGTGATCATTGCTTGCAACTCAAAGAAGATTAGGAGCAATACCGCTGCTCCTAGTGCTTTTGAATCCCCTGGAGGTGTTATATGTGCCAAGGCGTCCATGTTATTGCAGGTGATCATGATGCAATGCTTACATACAAGTTGATTTGCATTCCATTGATTacgtcatttttttttcaaaaactaGTGCCTAAAAGCATTGATATTGGGACATGTGGCACCAAAACTTACCTTGTCAATAATCTTGGCATCATTAAAAAGTTTGTTCGCTTATACTGGCATCTTGTCAATATTCTGATGTCTCAGTAATCTTGTCATCATTAAGAAAGTTTGTTCTGGTATACTGGCATCTTGTCAACAATCTGATGACATGCAATTGGCTGGTATTTACTTTAGGTTATTGGACCATGTGTTATTGACTGGTAATACTATAGCTTAAGTTCATCTATGCTTTATTTTGGTTGACTTAGTGAAAACCTTATACACTGGATAAACGGTCTCTATCTTAGACCTTTCTCTTAGTTCTTATCTGTTATTTCTCAACTTTATTTCTGTTGTTGTTTACCAGAGTGTTCCACCAGCAGTACTGGTTCGGTTTTTGAGGGAACATCGATCTGAATGGGCTGACTATAACTTTGATGCTTATTCGGCTTCAGCACTCAAAACAAGCTCATGTTCACTCCCTGGTTTGCGTCCTATGAGATTTTCTGGGAGCCAGATCATCATGCCCCTTGCTCACACAGTGGAGAATGAGGAGGTAAATTTACAAGTCTTGGCATGTAAAGTTCTATGACTTGCTAGGTTTCGTTAACATGATTTAGCATCTCTTTGAAATACTTCTGATTCTCTGTTGCGCATTGCTATCTCTTCGAGATGTTTCTTCAGATGATTAATGGATTATCCTTGGATGTGTTGTCATGTTCTCTTTTCTTATAAATATTCCCAATGATAACTCCATAACCTTCCATATTAGTGTTACCTTCAGTGAGTGTTCTATGCAGTTTTGTTTGGTGGCATGTGAGGTCCATATGTATACACGAGTAGGTTTATTGACCTGTGAGGCAGTGAGCCATATAGCTAGGTTATTTCTTCCTGAGAGAATAATAAAGAATATGTATTTATGCCAGATATATGGACCATATGCTATTTTTCTTGATTAGCATTAATAACATGAAAACTTGATCAATGATTCAATTTCTCATGCAGATTCTTGAAGTTGTTCGTCTTGAAGGACAAGCACTTGATGAGGGTCTTTTATCAAGAGATATACACCTGCTTCAGGTAATAACTAATGATAACTCTTTGCTTTAGCGATCTCAGGTGTTCTATTTTCTTGCTGGTCATGTTACTTGGTAATTGGATTTCTTAACTACATAGCACTGTAAAGTATCCTGGCAAGGGCCTCTAATAGATTTCTGAACTTGATTGATCTTTCAGTTTTGTACCGGAATAGATGAGAAATCAATGGGATCCTGCTTCCAGCTTGTCTTTGCACCAATTGATGAGCTTTTCCCTGATGATGCTCCATTAATATCTTCAGGTTTTCGTGTTATACCACTGGACATGAAAACAGTTGAGTGTTTCGTTtcatttctcttttgtttgcttttgcttaGATGTTAGTAtgatttgttcttgtttttcgGTCACTACATATTTACACGTCTGTCTGTCCTTTTACACAATGTGTCCATTCTGTTTGGAAGTGCACTGTAACATCCTTCAGTGTCGTAGAAATAACTTTTGAACTGTTAGTGCTGAAGTCTCTAATGAACTCCAGTAGGATGGCATTCGTTTGGCTCAAACTTCTGGTTTCTACTTTGCTATGTGTGGATTGATTCTCTACTGCTCATATTTTAACCATTAATGTCTTCCACAGGATGGTACACCTACTGGTAGAACATTAGATTTGGCCTCTAGCCTTGAAGTTGGTTCAACTACACTGCAAGCACCTGGGAATACATCTCTAGATGATTCTAATCTGCGATCAGTGCTGACAATAGCCTTTCAATTTCCTTATGAGATGCATCTCCAAGATACTGTTGCAACTATGGCCCGACAGTATGTCCGTAGCATTGTTTCTGCTGTGCAGAGGGTTTCAATGGCTATCTCCCCCTCTCGATCTGGCTTGAATGCTGAGCAAAAGATAATTTCTGGCTTCCCTGAAGCCGCAACTCTTGCTCGCTGGATTTGCCAAAGCTACCAGTAAGTACACTTGACGTCTCTTATGAAGGACCATTAATGTCTGTAAAGATGACTGCTGTTTTATTTCTCTAGTatattccttttctttttatggaGTATAAATAAATACAAGCAGATGGCCAGCATTACATGTGTAACAATGATTTACTTGTGAAAAAAACATTACAGGTTCCATTTGGGGGTGGAATTAGTTAGACAGGCAGATGAAGCTGGGGAATCATTATTGAGAATGCTCTGGGATTATGAAGATGCTATCTTGTGTTGCTCGTTCAAGGTATTTTTCTCCCttcaaaaaatgaaaagaccTGGTATGGAAGTAAAACATCATTTTGTTTTACTGTTCCATATCCATTGTATGCCTTTTAATTTACAAGATTTTCTGCCATATTCGGTTACATATAGTTAGCTGCAAGGGTTCACTCAAGTTGAGATAAAAATGTTCACTTTACATGGCAAGACAAAATATTCTCTTCTTGGCTCACATATCTGCATTCTGTGTTTCTTCCAGGAAAAGCCTGTATTTACTTTTGCTAATGAGATGGGAATTAACATGTTGGAAACATCTTTCCTTGCTCTACAAGACCTGTCATTGGACAAGATATTTGATGAAGCTGGTAGAAAGGCTTTATACTCGGAGATCCCAAAATTGATGGAACAGGTACGAGATTTACTTTTTTCAGGCCACTAAAACTGTTTAGTTTATTTCATGCACCAACTTCAACGTTTTCTCAACCACTAAGATAAGTTAGTCAGATTGAACACGCTCTAATATTGGACTAGGCGTTTAAACCTAAGCACCCAGAGTTTCTATTGTTGATTTCTTGTCATCCAATTCTAGTCAACCTCCCAGAAGGGAGCAAGTTTACTTTTCAAATGAAGACTTTGCTCATCCTATTGTCTTGTTTAGAGCACTAAGTTTTATTCGTGCATGTAATAACCATTCGATCCACCTGTTCAGGGCTATGTTTACCTGCCGGCTGGTGTGTGCTTGTCTGGGATGGGCCGCCATGTCTCCTTTGAGCAAGCTATAGCATGGAAAGTACTCGGCGAGGACAACAATGTGCATTGCCTTGCCTTCTGCTTCGTCAATTGGTCCTTCGTGTGATCCCAACAAAAATCCATGTATGCGCAGCTCCAATTTTGCTTCCTCTGTGGGAGAAACCGTCTCTGTTAGTTAATGCCATCTTTTGACTAGTTTTAGATTTGAAAGAACCAGCATCTGTAGACAAAAAAATCTGCCTTGTGTAAATCTGCTCTCCTTTTTAACTAATTTGCCCTGGCAAGAAACTGGCTGCGGTCTGTTTGTTGAATTGAAGTACTAACCTTGAATCTTTCCCACTTTATTTGAATGTCGAAATGCATGTAGCAGAAATTCAGACGGCCAGAtgtttattttcctttgatgTGCCACGTGAAGTTTTGGACTTTATTTGTTCTCTGTCTCAATTGTTCAGCATGAATGTCCATTGACACCCCAATGGCAGTTGAGGGCCTCTGATATGCAGGATTTCTAAAACGTTGGAATATGAAATAGGATTAGAGTGACATGTAGTTGCAAGTCCTATCGGATTGAAATATTACAGCAGTTAGCATCAAAGAGTGTTTGAGATGAGAAAAAGTAAGAATAACAAAGATATTTGTGTGCTCTGTCCGGAAATATGTGACGTGAATTGTTGCTCTGTCCGGAAATatgtgacgtgaatttgttcAACCTTCCTCCGGAAATGTACAAATTGAAGTCACTTGGTGCCGATGAATGCACAGAAAAATTCTAATCACTAACAAAGGATTCAAATCATTTAATGGCTCATGAGGGTTGTAGGAAGTTTAAAAc includes:
- the LOC100844190 gene encoding homeobox-leucine zipper protein HOX9 — encoded protein: MAAAVAMRSGSGSGSDGGGGGYDKGGMDSGKYVRYTPEQVEALERVYAECPKPTSTRRQQLLRECPILSNIEARQIKVWFQNRRCRDKQRKESSRLQAVNRKLSAMNKLLMEENERLQKQVSQLVHENAYMKQQLQNPSLANDTSCESNVTTPQNPPRDASNPAGLLTIAEETLTEFLSKATGTAVDWVPMPGMKPGPDSFGIVAISHGCRGVAARACGLVNLEPTKIVEILKDRPSWFRDCRSLEVFTQLPAGNGGTIELVYMQMYAPTTLVPARDFWTLRYTTTMEDGSLVVCERSLSGSGGGPSTASAQQFVRAEMLPSGYLVRPCDGGGSIVHMVDHLDLEAWSVPEVLRPLYESSRVVAQKMTTAALRHIRQIAQETSGEVVYALGRQPAVLRTFSQRLSRGFNDAISGFNDDGWSVMGGDGIEDVIIACNSKKIRSNTAAPSAFESPGGVICAKASMLLQSVPPAVLVRFLREHRSEWADYNFDAYSASALKTSSCSLPGLRPMRFSGSQIIMPLAHTVENEEILEVVRLEGQALDEGLLSRDIHLLQFCTGIDEKSMGSCFQLVFAPIDELFPDDAPLISSGFRVIPLDMKTDGTPTGRTLDLASSLEVGSTTLQAPGNTSLDDSNLRSVLTIAFQFPYEMHLQDTVATMARQYVRSIVSAVQRVSMAISPSRSGLNAEQKIISGFPEAATLARWICQSYQFHLGVELVRQADEAGESLLRMLWDYEDAILCCSFKEKPVFTFANEMGINMLETSFLALQDLSLDKIFDEAGRKALYSEIPKLMEQGYVYLPAGVCLSGMGRHVSFEQAIAWKVLGEDNNVHCLAFCFVNWSFV